GGATAGGAAATAAATGGTGTATTCCACTTCATCGCCAGGCCGTGTTTCCCCGCCATTGGTGGCCCCCAGGAGAAAGGTGTTGGGTGTCGGCCAAAATTCCGTATCCAGGGGGGTTGGCGCAGGAGTATTCAGGGTGTTGTCATCGTAGGGATAGAGGGGGTCATCAATGTAGGTATTGAGGGCTGTACCATCATTGGAGACCAAGCCATTAACGCGGGTGATGCGCTTGACCAGTAAGACATTGGGATTATTCGTGACTGGCAAACAGAAGGTCCAATTATTGAGGGTTGTATGCTGGGCGGAGGTATGGTTCGTCGTATCAGGACCCGGACGATAGCGAATAACCACGGTATCGATGGGTTGATTCCCAAAGCCATAGTCCACGCTGGCCCCCGGCCCGCCGCCAGTTGAGAAATTATTGATGGTCACTCCTGATGCAACATTGCCGACAACCCGAACATTGCTTGGATTATTGGCAACTAATGTTGGTTCATAGGCTGTCCCCGTGGTTCCGCCTAAGTAACCCGTCAACACCACTTCATCTTGCCAAGTACCCCCAGAGTTGTTTTGGTCCACATCATCAACAACCCCTTGAAACCCGGAAATAGGCAACAGATTGCCGGTGACTGGATCGCGCATGGTGATGTGGATCTCAATAAATTGGCCTGGCGTGGCAGCGGTCATATTGGGCCGATAGTACAAGGCTGGGTTACGGTTGTTGTCCGTAAAAGTGGTGGAGTCTACTCTCGGTGAAGAGTCTGTAAAGCTATGATTATTCGGGTTTTTGACTTCGATGGTATATTGCACACCGTTGACGGTGAATTGCTGGGGGCCAAAGGAGCCATTGGGCCAGTTTGGAGTACTTGGCGGTTCAAACGTACTCCAATCGAAGGTACCCGTACCGTTGGCACAGCTCCTTGGAGGGAGGGACGTGGGTAATGCGATCGCAAGAGCATAATCTTCCACTTCACCATCCCTGGCAAATCCACCTGGAGTACTGGCATTAATATCCCCATCCGTCGTAATGCGGAAACGCGCATAGGTGGTCGTGCCCCCTGACATTCCGCTTACCCCAGCCCCCGACCAAGTTAAGGCCCCATCTGGTGAGCTATTTCCGTTCTGTACCGTTTGGCTTGTATACTCATCGGGGTCAAAAGTACCATTGCCATCAAAATCAACCCAGGCATGCAGGGTTGCTGGGCCTCCCGTACTATTGGCGACGGAGAGACTCGATGCCTGAATCGAATAGGAGGTATTACTGGCGTTGAGGGTGGCTAAGGTAACGCCGTCCTCATCATCAGAGCCATCGTTATCGTCTCCTAAAGCATTGGCTGAAGGAATCGGACCACTCTCACCATCTCTTCTAGTACCGAGTCGAAGCGCAGTAGCTGTGACACCTGCATGGGAAGGGATACCATAACTCGATGGCGCATCACTGAAATCGACAACTTGAATATCAGAAATATCAAAGGTCCAAGAGTTTTGGCGGGGGCAGCTGGCACCGGAACAATTGGCAGATCCCACATCATTACCCGCAACAATCGAAAAGTTAGTAACGGTATCTCCCAAGTAACTGTAAATTTCGTAGCGATCGTCCGTACCGATACCGCCTTGCACATTGGACGAATTAATAACTCGATGGCGGATTCCTCCAGCTAATGAGGCTGCGAGTTCTAAAAAAGTAGGGTCGTCGATAAAGACAGTATCTGCGTTAATGACTTCTACAAATTCTCTAACAGAGTTAGCAGCGCCATTACCGTCAACGTCTTGGGCACTAAAAAAAACATTGGTCGCAGCTAAAGGAGTGGTTGTTCCCGCTTGAACGAGCTGAAAATCAAATCGGATAGAGGAGATGGCATTGGCTCCACCATCATGACGAATCACAGGTTGGAATCGCTCAGGGAAAGAGCCATTATCATCCAAGTTAGTGAGGGTTGCATTATTGATATTGCTAACCGTGACTAGGGCGTCAATACCTTGTCCACCGA
The genomic region above belongs to Acaryochloris sp. CCMEE 5410 and contains:
- a CDS encoding DUF4347 domain-containing protein → MPRQTAVHFLSPQADGVDQISDILSHYRNLNSVHLISHGESAQLHLGNSRVTSTTLNHKAEQIQQWQAALSPTADIFLYGCNVVATDKGQAFVSRLATLTGADIAASDNLTGDATQGGDWTLEYQLGELEPHRISQQLAQSNYNQLLQVTVLNFNDPTPLLEPATTNVFRFQNVATVGGQGIDALVTVSNINNATLTNLDDNGSFPERFQPVIRHDGGANAISSIRFDFQLVQAGTTTPLAATNVFFSAQDVDGNGAANSVREFVEVINADTVFIDDPTFLELAASLAGGIRHRVINSSNVQGGIGTDDRYEIYSYLGDTVTNFSIVAGNDVGSANCSGASCPRQNSWTFDISDIQVVDFSDAPSSYGIPSHAGVTATALRLGTRRDGESGPIPSANALGDDNDGSDDEDGVTLATLNASNTSYSIQASSLSVANSTGGPATLHAWVDFDGNGTFDPDEYTSQTVQNGNSSPDGALTWSGAGVSGMSGGTTTYARFRITTDGDINASTPGGFARDGEVEDYALAIALPTSLPPRSCANGTGTFDWSTFEPPSTPNWPNGSFGPQQFTVNGVQYTIEVKNPNNHSFTDSSPRVDSTTFTDNNRNPALYYRPNMTAATPGQFIEIHITMRDPVTGNLLPISGFQGVVDDVDQNNSGGTWQDEVVLTGYLGGTTGTAYEPTLVANNPSNVRVVGNVASGVTINNFSTGGGPGASVDYGFGNQPIDTVVIRYRPGPDTTNHTSAQHTTLNNWTFCLPVTNNPNVLLVKRITRVNGLVSNDGTALNTYIDDPLYPYDDNTLNTPAPTPLDTEFWPTPNTFLLGATNGGETRPGDEVEYTIYFLSTGNTTAVNVQLCDKVPSFQTFVPDAFNTVPPAPSGGVGANRGISVEYNGSLLSFTNDADGDTAQYYPPGATLPAACANAPAQAEDNGAVVINLGNLPQATGIGAPVASYGAVRFRAKVK